From one Humulus lupulus chromosome 8, drHumLupu1.1, whole genome shotgun sequence genomic stretch:
- the LOC133798404 gene encoding telomere repeat-binding protein 4 isoform X1: MVLKKRLEYGFHGFQVPTIPRAPRSARRRGPNKKKTEDSQICAFELLASLAGKLLQESESSSACSNASEGNHRSYNEGVIKHERHAEDTLLKEACFDQGSSEESAFASEISSQDIDQKLLSKRFLHSERDAVSERTSNRSDLVEKVSDDMNTVIRNVMPTFHCCPPKVERGCPLSEESCHAHVETGSLSKANPCNSKDPMELQVEFPTTINLVNDVQLPSLREHVPNASFSRHRNDIKLVGRDDDENCSGHNKSSTKVKAFRPSARIGDRKIRKLLTSKYWKVAPKLRDCEGFRSDGGMKPLYNKRKSGYSRDRYQHNTFYKRRKLFDRSSVVLSDGGFSSESVSNSPEKGKSGDKNGFNGMLHGEAGVSSSVISRQASFHSKDSHVKLSIKSFKIPELFIEVPETATIGSLKRTVMETVTAILGGGLHVGILLQGKKVKDDNKTLHQTGISCKDNLDGLGFTLEPNTMPVCPSMYTDDPLPSLSCDEPEPLRSMGTPLVDSVISDALLETTLPLTNIETLVESNPESVSCHSDSLTDNITSDSRALVVVPAISMEALAVVPANPKSKRSSELAQRRTRRPFSVSEVEALVQAVEELGTGRWRDVKLRAFEDADHRTYVDLKDKWKTLVHTARISPQQRRGEPVPQELLDRVLAAHAYWSQHQAKQQGKQQSGTLKSTDSPVDRNGVEGSHSS; encoded by the exons ATGGTGTTGAAGAAAAGATTAGAATACGGATTCCATGGCTTCCAGGTCCCCACAATACCTAGAGCTCCCAGATCAGCTAGG AGGAGGGGCCCAAAtaagaagaaaacagaggataGTCAAATTTGTGCATTTGAATTATTGGCTTCTTTAGCTGGCAAGTTACTGCAGGAGAGTGAAAGTTCTTCTGCTTGTAGTAATGCTTCGGAAGGAAATCATCGAAGTTATAATGAAGGCGTTATTAAGCATGAGAGACATGCTGAAGATACGCTATTGAAAGAAGCGTGTTTTGACCAGGGGAGTTCTGAAGAGAGCGCTTTTGCATCTGAGATCTCATCACAAGACATTGATCAGAAGTTACTTTCAAAGAGATTCTTACATTCTGAGAGAGATGCTGTTTCAGAACGCACTTCAAATCGATCTGACTTGGTTGAAAAAGTCAGTGATGATATGAATACTGTCATCCGTAATGTTATGCCCACATTCCATTGTTGTCCTCCTAAAGTAGAGCGAGGCTGCCCTCTTAGTGAGGAGTCTTGTCATGCTCATGTAGAGACTGGAAGCTTGAGTAAGGCTAACCCATGCAACTCCAAGGACCCAATGGAGTTGCAAGTAGAATTTCCCACAACGATCAATTTGGTCAATGATGTCCAATTGCCATCGCTTAGGGAACATGTTCCTAATGCTTCTTTTTCCAGGCATAGGAATGACATTAAATTAGTTGGTAGAGATGATGACGAAAATTGTTCAGGACACAATAAATCCAGCACAAAAGTAAAAGCCTTTAGGCCTTCTGCACGGATCGGAGACCGTAAAATAAGAAAGTTGCTTACATCCAAGTACTGGAAGGTGGCTCCAAAATTGAGGGATTGCGAAGGCTTTAGATCTG ATGGTGGAATGAAACCTCTGTATAACAAGAGAAAAAGCGGTTACAGCCGCGACAGATATCAGCATAACACTTTCTATAAGAGGAGGAAATTATTTGACCGTAGCTCAGTGGTGCTATCTGATGGAGGGTTCAGTAGTGAAAGTGTTTCGAACTCACCGGAGAAGGGAAAAAGTGGGGATAAGAATGGCTTTAATGGAATGTTACATGGAG AAGCTGGAGTTTCTTCTTCAGTCATTAGTCGCCAAGCATCTTTCCACTCTAAGGATTCTCATG TGAAATTAAGTATAAAATCCTTCAAGATACCAGAGCTTTTTATTGAGGTACCAGAAACTGCAACCATTGGTTCATTGAAG AGGACAGTCATGGAGACAGTTACTGCTATTCTTGGAGGTGGGTTACACGTTGGGATACTTCTTCAAGGGAAAAAGGTTAAAGATGACAATAAAACTCTTCACCAGACTGGTATTTCATGCAAAGACAATCTCGATGGGCTTGGTTTTACACTAGAGCCCAATACTATGCCGGTTTGTCCTTCCATGTACACTGACGATCCGCTTCCTTCTTTGTCATGTGACGAACCTGAACCATTGAG GTCCATGGGCACACCTCTTGTAGATTCAGTGATTTCCGATGCCTTGCTTGAAACCACTTTACCCTTGACCAATATAGAAACTCTTGTTGAAAGTAATCCTGAATCAGTTTCCTGCCATAGTGACTCATTAACTGATAACATCACATCAGATTCCCGAGCTCTAGTTGTGGTTCCTGCAATAAGCATGGAGGCACTAGCTGTTGTTCCTGCAAACCCAAAATCTAAAAGATCTTCTGAGCTTGCACAGCGTCGTACCAGAAGACCCTTCTCTGTGTCAGAAGTTGAAGCATTAGTTCAAGCAGTTGAGGAACTTGGAACTGGAAG GTGGCGTGACGTTAAATTGCGTGCTTTTGAGGATGCTGATCATCGAACTTATGTAGACTTGAAG GATAAATGGAAGACATTGGTTCACACAGCGAGAATTTCTCCTCAGCAAAGGAGGGGAGAACCCGTTCCTCAGGAACTCTTGGACCGGGTATTGGCCGCTCATGCATACTGGTCTCAGCATCAAGCTAAGCAACAGGGCAAGCAGCAGAGCGGTACTCTGAAGAGTACAGACTCTCCAGTAGACAGAAATGGTGTGGAAGGTAGTCATTCATCATGA
- the LOC133798404 gene encoding telomere repeat-binding protein 4 isoform X2 encodes MVLKKRLEYGFHGFQVPTIPRAPRSARRRGPNKKKTEDSQICAFELLASLAGKLLQESESSSACSNASEGNHRSYNEGVIKHERHAEDTLLKEACFDQGSSEESAFASEISSQDIDQKLLSKRFLHSERDAVSERTSNRSDLVEKVSDDMNTVIRNVMPTFHCCPPKVERGCPLSEESCHAHVETGSLSKANPCNSKDPMELQVEFPTTINLVNDVQLPSLREHVPNASFSRHRNDIKLVGRDDDENCSGHNKSSTKVKAFRPSARIGDRKIRKLLTSKYWKVAPKLRDCEGFRSDGGMKPLYNKRKSGYSRDRYQHNTFYKRRKLFDRSSVVLSDGGFSSESVSNSPEKGKSGDKNGFNGMLHGAGVSSSVISRQASFHSKDSHVKLSIKSFKIPELFIEVPETATIGSLKRTVMETVTAILGGGLHVGILLQGKKVKDDNKTLHQTGISCKDNLDGLGFTLEPNTMPVCPSMYTDDPLPSLSCDEPEPLRSMGTPLVDSVISDALLETTLPLTNIETLVESNPESVSCHSDSLTDNITSDSRALVVVPAISMEALAVVPANPKSKRSSELAQRRTRRPFSVSEVEALVQAVEELGTGRWRDVKLRAFEDADHRTYVDLKDKWKTLVHTARISPQQRRGEPVPQELLDRVLAAHAYWSQHQAKQQGKQQSGTLKSTDSPVDRNGVEGSHSS; translated from the exons ATGGTGTTGAAGAAAAGATTAGAATACGGATTCCATGGCTTCCAGGTCCCCACAATACCTAGAGCTCCCAGATCAGCTAGG AGGAGGGGCCCAAAtaagaagaaaacagaggataGTCAAATTTGTGCATTTGAATTATTGGCTTCTTTAGCTGGCAAGTTACTGCAGGAGAGTGAAAGTTCTTCTGCTTGTAGTAATGCTTCGGAAGGAAATCATCGAAGTTATAATGAAGGCGTTATTAAGCATGAGAGACATGCTGAAGATACGCTATTGAAAGAAGCGTGTTTTGACCAGGGGAGTTCTGAAGAGAGCGCTTTTGCATCTGAGATCTCATCACAAGACATTGATCAGAAGTTACTTTCAAAGAGATTCTTACATTCTGAGAGAGATGCTGTTTCAGAACGCACTTCAAATCGATCTGACTTGGTTGAAAAAGTCAGTGATGATATGAATACTGTCATCCGTAATGTTATGCCCACATTCCATTGTTGTCCTCCTAAAGTAGAGCGAGGCTGCCCTCTTAGTGAGGAGTCTTGTCATGCTCATGTAGAGACTGGAAGCTTGAGTAAGGCTAACCCATGCAACTCCAAGGACCCAATGGAGTTGCAAGTAGAATTTCCCACAACGATCAATTTGGTCAATGATGTCCAATTGCCATCGCTTAGGGAACATGTTCCTAATGCTTCTTTTTCCAGGCATAGGAATGACATTAAATTAGTTGGTAGAGATGATGACGAAAATTGTTCAGGACACAATAAATCCAGCACAAAAGTAAAAGCCTTTAGGCCTTCTGCACGGATCGGAGACCGTAAAATAAGAAAGTTGCTTACATCCAAGTACTGGAAGGTGGCTCCAAAATTGAGGGATTGCGAAGGCTTTAGATCTG ATGGTGGAATGAAACCTCTGTATAACAAGAGAAAAAGCGGTTACAGCCGCGACAGATATCAGCATAACACTTTCTATAAGAGGAGGAAATTATTTGACCGTAGCTCAGTGGTGCTATCTGATGGAGGGTTCAGTAGTGAAAGTGTTTCGAACTCACCGGAGAAGGGAAAAAGTGGGGATAAGAATGGCTTTAATGGAATGTTACATGGAG CTGGAGTTTCTTCTTCAGTCATTAGTCGCCAAGCATCTTTCCACTCTAAGGATTCTCATG TGAAATTAAGTATAAAATCCTTCAAGATACCAGAGCTTTTTATTGAGGTACCAGAAACTGCAACCATTGGTTCATTGAAG AGGACAGTCATGGAGACAGTTACTGCTATTCTTGGAGGTGGGTTACACGTTGGGATACTTCTTCAAGGGAAAAAGGTTAAAGATGACAATAAAACTCTTCACCAGACTGGTATTTCATGCAAAGACAATCTCGATGGGCTTGGTTTTACACTAGAGCCCAATACTATGCCGGTTTGTCCTTCCATGTACACTGACGATCCGCTTCCTTCTTTGTCATGTGACGAACCTGAACCATTGAG GTCCATGGGCACACCTCTTGTAGATTCAGTGATTTCCGATGCCTTGCTTGAAACCACTTTACCCTTGACCAATATAGAAACTCTTGTTGAAAGTAATCCTGAATCAGTTTCCTGCCATAGTGACTCATTAACTGATAACATCACATCAGATTCCCGAGCTCTAGTTGTGGTTCCTGCAATAAGCATGGAGGCACTAGCTGTTGTTCCTGCAAACCCAAAATCTAAAAGATCTTCTGAGCTTGCACAGCGTCGTACCAGAAGACCCTTCTCTGTGTCAGAAGTTGAAGCATTAGTTCAAGCAGTTGAGGAACTTGGAACTGGAAG GTGGCGTGACGTTAAATTGCGTGCTTTTGAGGATGCTGATCATCGAACTTATGTAGACTTGAAG GATAAATGGAAGACATTGGTTCACACAGCGAGAATTTCTCCTCAGCAAAGGAGGGGAGAACCCGTTCCTCAGGAACTCTTGGACCGGGTATTGGCCGCTCATGCATACTGGTCTCAGCATCAAGCTAAGCAACAGGGCAAGCAGCAGAGCGGTACTCTGAAGAGTACAGACTCTCCAGTAGACAGAAATGGTGTGGAAGGTAGTCATTCATCATGA